The following nucleotide sequence is from Vanrija pseudolonga chromosome 4, complete sequence.
GGCATCACGGTCAAGAACCGGTACGAGATTCCAGAGGAGCTGATTCCGGCCGACGGGCGTGTCGAGATTGATGCCAAGGTGGGTGATTCGTTCGCAACCGTTGCTCACCCGCCAGATCCAGGCAGGCTACTTTTCGAAGAAGGAGGTCACGGACGATACGGTGCACAAGACCAAGGGCCGCAACTGGGGTGAGTGGCGCTGTGTGGCAACCGCCAGGAGCAAGCTGACCCCGTTACAGAGGATATCATCCACTAGAGtggccgacacggcgcaTCGACGTCACGCAAGCATGTACTATAGAACTGGATAGGAACAGGAAGGGGTCTGATAGTTGTCTTAGTCGCCTCTGCGGCACATGCATGGGTTGTGAACTGCTGTGGTTGTTGTGCGGTTGCCTAATTATAAATGTTAGGAATTCAGGAGGGTAGCCTTATACACTTGTTGTGCTCCAGAGCATTAGCGGGAGCATTTGACACCTGTTGAGCAACAACCTCACTCTTGTGCACGACCATCACCGTACCACCAGCACTCACCTTCTTCTCCCTATGAGCGATCAACAAAGCCAACATCGTCTCCCTCACCACCCCAATGCATGCATTCTACTCTCACGAGCACATGATGATCTAGGACCTAGTTCCAGCCTCTATGCATCATCTGAGCCTCGCAGCGTTGCAATCAAGCCCACTGAAAATAATCCCGCTAACGCCGGCCCAGCCCTCGCCGTGGCAGTTTTCACTCATCTCGATTTTCCATTGTacggcggcgtgtcgtctgccaggcagcgcgcgttctcgacgttgtcgacctctacgccgtcgagcacaaCACCTACCTCACCTCACCTTACACACCCCCAAAAGACGCCATCATGACGTCCATGGCAGCAGCGATCGCTGCGTCCCTCCCCGCGCAGACGGCCccgacccccgcccccgcgccggcgccagccaaGGTGCCCGCGCGCATGGAGGGcttcctcgacgtcgaggccgcgcgcgacgtcgagagcGTCAAGCTCTCGTCGCTCGTTTTCCTCAAGGTGCTCAAGcactcgaccgactcgctccccgcgcccccgccccagaCGTTCCAGCAGGACCGTaacgccccgcccccgaccAACCTCTCGAGCCaccccgacgcgctcggcgtgttcctcggcctcgacctcgacggcgtcatggaggtcgaggacaGCTTTGCCCTCCCTGCTGGCGAGACGTCGCTTGGTGGTGAGTTGTGTGTGGGGTTGGGCCGGGCGAGAGTCGGAGCTATCGCAGCTGcccaagcaagcaagcccTTGCCACCCAAGAATGCGTAAACTGACTTACACCCAGCCCACTCGTACTCcaaccgcctcctcggccacctccGCGAGGTCCAGACCCCCGACTCGCCCGTCGGCGTCTACCTCTCGACCCACAACGGCGGCTTTGTcacccgcggcgccgtcgacctcatggtcgccgtcgagaaggccgcTGGCCGCGGCAAGGCTATCCTTGTCATCCACGACGCTGGCAAGGCCGCCAACTCGTCCGACCTCAGCATCAAGGCGTACAAGCTGTCTGAGGGTGCCCAGGAGGCTGCCAAGAGCGGAAAGTGGGACGTCACGGCGTGAGTTTGCATGTGGTGGAGGAGATAAGACCGGCACTAACGAACCCAGCCTTGCCGAGAACAAGCTCACCGCCGCTACCATGCTCACGCCCCTCCCCCtgaccgtctcgtcgcccgcgctcATCAACGCGTTCCTCGCGACCCTCACGACGCCcgcgaccaccgccgcgccctcgctctcgtcgcccgccgttcccctcccccccaccttcctccccctcgtcaaccccctcccccactcgCTGCCCGAGTACCTGAGCAACACGCTCGACGGGCTCACGCTGCACACGCACGAGGCCAACAACCTCGCGTTCATGACGCGCCAGATTGCGCGTGAGAAGGCAAAGCACGAGCAGACGatcaaggagcgcgaggaggagaacgCCCGCAGGCGCAAGGCCAACCAGCCCGAGCTCCCCGCCATCTCGGCAGAGATCCGCGGCGGCACAAAGGAGCCAAGCAGGTTGGAGATGCTCTGCCTTCAGGGCCAGGTCGACGGCCTGGCAAAGTCGATgggtgccgaggccggcaagggcCTCGTCAGGTGTTATCTGTAGCCTAGTACCAGTCAGTGGGGTACACTAGCTTGATGTagagcgcgccgctcgagccgcGGTGCCATGCATTGGTTGTGCATAGAGTCGGTGTGGGTATATGGGTGTCGCTACAGTCTATATCACCACGTCATCCACATCTCGGGTGTCAAGACTGGGGGTCAGCGCTGGTGGGACGCACACTCACTCTTCCTCATTGAATACCACGCGGAGATGGCGAGGTCCTTCTGCCAGAAGGCGGGGATCGCCTGTCCTCGCCTGAGCACCATGCTCTCGTCGGCCCAGTCCTCGTCTTGCACAATCTCCTCAATCTGCACCTCGTTACTCCTCAAAAGGGACGAGTACACGCGCTGCCGGGACGCCGAGCCAAgggcgtcggccttgaccggCGTGCGGAACGACAGGATCGGGTTGTACGTGTTCGAGCAGATGAAGACCGTGTTGAGGAccttgtccttctcgtcTGGGTCGTGCCCGCCGTTCTCGTCCGTGAAGATGCGGCACTGCGCAAAGCTCGACGCGAGGGTgacggccacggcgcgcaTCGTGCGGCTACCCGGCAAGCCGACCACGTTCTGGGTCCTGTCAGCATGCCGACGCTTCATGGACGCACAGTCACGACTACGCCGCCGGGCTGGAGCACGTCCTGCACGTCGTGCCAGAACTCGCGGGTGAACAGCTCCACCGGCAGCTCGCCCGCACTGAAGCAGTCCTGCACGATCACGGACCagcgcgagccggcgccgccccgcgcgtcctcggctgACAGGCGGACgaactcggcgccgtcgtcgatcACCGAGCCGTGCGGCGGCATAGAGTCCTCGGCGTACATGCCGAAGAAgttgcgcgcggccgcggccacctcgg
It contains:
- the UMAG_00199 gene encoding Eukaryotic translation initiation factor 3 subunit H, yielding MTSMAAAIAASLPAQTAPTPAPAPAPAKVPARMEGFLDVEAARDVESVKLSSLVFLKVLKHSTDSLPAPPPQTFQQDRNAPPPTNLSSHPDALGVFLGLDLDGVMEVEDSFALPAGETSLGAHSYSNRLLGHLREVQTPDSPVGVYLSTHNGGFVTRGAVDLMVAVEKAAGRGKAILVIHDAGKAANSSDLSIKAYKLSEGAQEAAKSGKWDVTALAENKLTAATMLTPLPLTVSSPALINAFLATLTTPATTAAPSLSSPAVPLPPTFLPLVNPLPHSLPEYLSNTLDGLTLHTHEANNLAFMTRQIAREKAKHEQTIKEREEENARRRKANQPELPAISAEIRGGTKEPSRLEMLCLQGQVDGLAKSMGAEAGKGLVRCYL